A region from the Musa acuminata AAA Group cultivar baxijiao chromosome BXJ1-10, Cavendish_Baxijiao_AAA, whole genome shotgun sequence genome encodes:
- the LOC103968941 gene encoding E3 ubiquitin-protein ligase SINAT4 isoform X2: MDTLCVQLVSPGCIIVALRKVAESLELPCRYLSLGCPEIFPYYSKLKHEAQCNFRPYNCPYAGSECSVVGDIPFLVAHLRDDHKVDMHIGSTFNHRYVKSNPREVENATWMLTVFHCFGQYFCLHFEAFQLGMAPVYMAFLRFMGDENEARYYSYSLEVGSNGRKLIWEGIPRSIRDSHRKVRDSHDGLIIQRNMALFFSGGDRKELKLRVTGRIWKEQQNLDAGVSTPNPCS; the protein is encoded by the exons ATGGACACACTCTGTGTTCAACTTGTAAGTCCAGGGTGCATAATCGTTGCCCTACGT AAAGTGGCTGAGTCACTTGAGCTTCCTTGCCGATATTTGTCATTGGGATGCCCTGAAATTTTTCCATATTACAGCAAGCTCAAGCATGAAGCTCAATGCAATTTTAGGCCATACAACTGCCCCTATGCAGGTTCTGAATGCTCTGTTGTCGGCGATATTCCTTTCCTAGTTGCCCATTTAAGAGATGATCACAAGGTAGATATGCACATTGGTTCCACATTCAACCATAGATATGTAAAGTCAAATCCCAGAGAGGTTGAAAATGCTACCTGGATGTTGACT GTGTTTCACTGTTTTGGGCAGTATTTCTGTTTGCACTTTGAGGCCTTTCAGCTGGGGATGGCTCCAGTGTACATGGCTTTCCTTCGTTTTATGGGCGATGAGAACGAAGCAAGGTACTATAGCTACAGCCTTGAAGTTGGTTCAAATGGCAGGAAATTAATATGGGAAGGTATCCCTCGGAGCATTCGTGATAGCCACCGAAAAGTCCGGGACAGCCATGATGGTCTCATAATCCAGAGAAACATGGCACTCTTCTTCTCTGGCGGAGATAGGAAGGAGCTGAAACTGCGGGTCACTGGTCGCATATGGAAGGAGCAGCAGAACCTTGATGCCGGAGTGTCTACCCCTAATCCCTGTAGCTGA